The nucleotide sequence GGACGCCATGCCCACCATCGCCACGCCGGTGACGAGCTGCGTCAGCGCGCCGTGCAGCATCGCGAGGTTCACGACGCGGCCGCCGCGCGCGCTCAGCTGCACCATGATGCCGCCGAGCAGGCTGGCCAGGCCGAAGAAGTGCAGCACGAGCACGAGGTCGTAGACGAACTCCATGATCGGGCAGCCTACTACGCCGTGTCGTACTTCTCCGCGACGGGGTTAGACGAGGCGGCGGTCGGTCGCCCACCGGGTCAGCTCGTACCGGTTGGACAGCTGCAGCTTGCGCAGCACCGCCGACACGTGCGTCTCGACCGTCTTGACCGAGATGAACAGCTCTTTGGCGATCTCTTTGTACGCGTACCCGCGCGCGATCAGCCGCAGCACCTCGCGCTCGCGCTGGGTGAGGCGGTCGAGGTCGTCGTCGACGGACGGCGCCTCCGTGCCGGCGAACGCGTCGAGCACGAACCCGGCCAGCCGCGGCGAGAAGACGGCGTCGCCGTCGGCCACCCGGCCCACGGCGGACACGAGGTCGTCGCCGGTGATGGACTTGGTGACGTAGCCGCGGGCGCCGGCGCGGATGGTGCCGATGACGTCCTCGGCGGCATCGGACACCGACAGCGCCAGGAACCGGACGGCCGGCTCCTTCGGGTGCACCTGGCGGATCACCTCAGCACCTCCGCCGCCGGGCAGGTGCACGTCGAGCAGCACGACCTCGGGCTTGGTCCGCAGCACCACCGCGACGGCCTCGGCGGTGTCGGCCGCCTCGCCGACGACGTCGACGGTCGGCGCCTGCGCGAGCTCGGCGCGGACCCCCGTGCGGAACATGGCGTGATCGTCGACGAGCACGACCGTCACCGGGCCCGCGTCAGCCGGCCTGGTCTCGTCTGGCTTGGTCTCGCTCACGAGCTTCTCCTCGTCGACAGTCGGACTTCCGTGCCTTCGCCGGGCGCGGACCGGATGGTGGCCTCGCCGCCGTGCCGCTCCATGCGCCCGATGACCGAGCGTCGCACACCGAGCCGGTCCTCGGGGACGGAGTCGGGGTCGAACCCGGCGCCGCGGTCGCGGACGAACACCTCGACGCCGTCGTCGCCGGCCTCGACGAAGATGTCGATCTTGTCGGCGCCGGAGTGCTTGGCCGCGTTGACGGTCGCCTCGCGGGCCGCCTTGAGCACGGCCCGGGCGACATCGTCGATCTCGGCGTCGCCGACGGTGACCACCTCGACCGGCGTGCCGAACGCGTCCTCGACCTCGGCGGCCATCTTCGTCAGTGCGGCGGCCAGCGAGGACCCGTCGTCGACGAGGTCGCTGTAGAGCCAGGCGCGCAGGTCACGCTCCTGGCTGCGGGCCAGCCTTACGACGGCGCGCGGGTCGTTGGCCTGCTTCTGGATCAGCGCCAGCGTCTGCAGCACGGAGTCGTGCAGGTGGGAGGCCATGTCGGCGCGCTCCTGCGAGACGATGCGGGCGCGCCGCTCGGTCTCGAGGTTGCGCCACAGCTTCCACAGCCACGGCCCGATGATCAGCCCGACGCCCACGAGGATGACCAGCACGCCGCCCAGCGCGTCCATGGTCCGGTCGAATTGGCCCTGGCCGACGAGGAACACGACCACACCGGCCACGACGACACCGGCGCCGGCCACGACCCGCATGCCGGCGATCCAGCCACCCTTGCCGGTCAGCGCGGCCAGCCACGGCAGTCGCGGCGAGATGGCCGACAGCCGGCTGCGCTCCTGCTCGTCGGCGGCCCGCCACACCAGTGTCAGGCCGGCGGCGGCCAGCAGCAGCGGGAAGAACACGGCCGGGCTGACGCCCAGCGGGGTCTGCTGGACCAGCAGCCAGACGCCGGCGCCGAGCACGACCAGCGCGGCCAGCTGGCCGAGGTCGCCGGTGCGCTGCGAGAACGACCGGCGGCGGCGCTTGCCGGTGCGGGTGGCGGCGGCGAGGCCGGCCGGGGTGCGCGCCTCCTCGGCCTCGCGCTGGACGGTCTGGTCGAGCGGGGTGAAGATCCAGAGCGCGAGGTAGAGCACGACGCCGAACCCGGAGACGGCGCTGAGCAGGCTGAACGCGATGCGGACGGCCAGCGGCTGCACCTTGAACTGCGCGGCCAGCGCAACGGCGACACCGGCGACCATGCGGCCGTCGGAGGACCGGGCGAACCGCGGCGGCGCGCCCGGGTCGTCGGCGGGGCCGGGCGTGCGGGCGCCGGCGCGGCCGGCCGGCGGCGGATCGGCGGGCGGCAGCTCGCGTGGCCCCCGCTCGGTGGCCGCGGCGGCCGGCGTCTCCGGCTCGTGCTCAGGCCCCGCCTCGGGCTGTTGTTCCAGCACAGGCTCGGTATCGACCGAGGCAGCAGCCGCCGTGGTGGTGTCGTCGACGGCGTCGCCGGCAGCCTCGCCGGGGCGCGCCGAACCGCGCGCTGCCGGACCGGCAGCACGTGGCGTCGGCACAGTGCTCATGACATCGATGGTCACACGCGCGAGCGCGCGCCGCTATGAGGGACCTCCCGGAGATCCCGACTCGGGGGCCGTTCCGGGTCATCCCCGATGCATTCGGGCCGTCACCTCGGCATCATCGTTGGCATGAGTGATCTGCCTCCTGCCTCGCCCGCCGCGGGCGCCGGGCCCAGCGTCTCGGACGAGTTCCGGTCGCTGCGCCGCAGCCGGTCGGACCGAGTCGTCGCCGGCGTGCTCGGCGGACTGGGCCGGCGGCTCGGCATCGACCCCGTCATCCTCCGTGTCGCCATCGTCGTCCTGTCGATCTTCGGCGGCGTGGGCGTCCTGCTGTACGCGATCGGCTGGCTGGTGGTGCCGGCCGAGGACGAGGAACGCTCGATCCTCGACCAGGCGCTCGGCCGCGGCGAGTACCGCCGGTCGGGCACCGTCCCGCTGGCGCTGCTGCTGGCGGGCATCGGCCTCATCGCCGGCATCGGCATCATCGCCGGCACGTGGGACGGCGCCGTGCTGCTGCTCCTCGCCGTCATGGGCGTGTACCTGCTGCTGCGCCGCCGCGCCGACGACGAGTTGGCCCGCGACGACGTCCCGCAGGAGGCCGGGTTCGACTCGTACGTCTACGACCCCAGCGTCGCCCCGGCGACCGTGGCCGCGGCGGCCCCGGGTGGCACGGCCACCAGCACGGGCACCAGCACCGCCACGACCCCCGGCGGCACCGGCCCCGCCGGCGCGACCGGCCCCGCCACGGCCGCCGGTCCGCTCGGCCCGACCAGCGGCTGGCCGGAGGGCCCTGACTGGGGCCCGCCGCCCGAGCCGCCCACCCCGGCGCCGCAGCCGCCGCCCGCGCGGCCGGCCAAGCAGCGCTCGGCGCTCGGCCTCATCACGTTCTGCCTCGCGATGGTGTCCGTCGGCGTGCTCGCCGTGAACGACGCCACCTGGGCGACCTACCCGCCGGCCATGTACGTCGCGGTGCCGCTGGGCATCGTCGCGGTCGGGCTGCTCGTCGGCGCCTGGTACGGCCGGTCCCGCGGGCTGATCTTCCTCGGGTTCCTGCTGTCGATCGCGCTGGTCCCGGCCACCTGGCTGTCACAGTGGGACCTCCAAGATGTCGGCGACGCCACCTACACGTACGCGACGCCGAGCGCGGTGCCCACGGAGCCGCAGTCCCACGGCGTCGGTGACAACGTGTACGACCTCTCCGGCCTGACCCTCACCGACACCCAGACCGTGCGGCTCAGCGTCGAGCAGGGTGTCGGCGAGCTCACCGTCCTCGTCCCCCCGAACGCCGACGTCACCGTGTCGTCCGCGTCCATCGGTGCCGGCGACATGTCCATCCTCGGCGAGTCGCGCGACGGCGCCGGGCAGGAGTTCACCGACCTGACCGACACCGGCGCCGACGGTCCCGGCGGCGGCCGGATCGTGCTCGACCTCGAGATGGGCCTCGGCAGCCTGGAGGTGAACCGATGAAGCGTCACGACACGGACGTCGTCTCCCTGATCTTCGGACTTCTCTTCCTAGGAGTGAGCGCCATGTGGCCGTTCGTGCACTACGACGTGCTCGGCCTGTCCGGCCTGGAAGTCGCCATGCCGGTGCTGCTGGTCTCGATCGGCCTCGCCGGGCTGCTGGCGTCGCTGAGCAAGCTGCGTCGCGAGCGCGCGCCGAAGGCCTGATCCCTGGCCGCCACCGCCGTGTCGGGGTGGTCGGTGATCACGCCGTCCACCCCGGCCCCGAAGAACACCCCGAACTCCCCCAGCGCGTCGCCGTGGCCGGCCGCCTCCCGGCCGCGGCGACGATCGGCCGGCAGGAACGAGTTCTCGTTCCGGAACGTCCAGGCGTGCACCGCCATCCCGAGGTCGTGCGCGTCGGAGACCAGCCGGCCGGGGTGCCCCAGCCGGCCCTCCGGGTCGCGCGGCACCACCAGCGACTTGTGCGCCCCCAGCACCGTCGCGTACGACGCCACCTCGCGCAGGCCGGTCGGGGTGAGCAGGTCGACGAACCGGCGCCCGTCCTCCGCTCGCTCCCAGTCGAACGGCCGGCCGGTGATGTCGACCAGCTGCACCAGCGGCACCGACGTCCGGGCGGCCAGCCGGCGCAGCACCGAGGGCTCGTAGGACTGGACGAAGACGGGGATGCCGGCGCGCTCCAGCCGGAACGCCAGCAGCGCCGCCATCAGCGCGTCCTCCGCCGACAGCCCGCGCTCGGCGTAGTACGTCGGGTGCTTGAGCTCGGGATACAGGCCGACCGGGCGGCCGCGGCGCCGGCCGGCCTCGACCGCGAGCGTGATGATCTCGTCGAACGTCGGCACCCGCAGCCGCCCGTCATAGGCCTGGTTGGCCGGGCGCAGCCGCGGGATCCGCTCGCGCGCGTACAGCGACCTGACCTCGTCGAGCGTGAAGTCGTCGACGAACCAGCCGGTCAGCTCGCGGCCGTCGACCAGCCCGCGGCGGCGCCGGTGCGCGAACTCGGGCCGTTCGGCGACGTCGGTGGACGCCGACAGCTCGGCGTCGTGGCGGGCGACCAGGGCGCCGTCGCGGGTGAGCTGCAGGTCGATCTCGAGGAAGTCGGCACCGAGGTCGACGGCGAGCTGGTAGCCGTCCAGCGTGTGTTCCGGCCGATAGCCACACGCGCCACGGTGCGCGATGACGAGGGGCCCCAGGGTGTCCGACATGTGGTCAGGCTAGGCACCGACCGTGTCCCGCCGACCACGCCGATTCGAACTGGGCGTGACGCGCTGCCCAACGCACGCGCACAATCAGACACCTGAGACGTTTGCGGATCACTCCCACTCGATGGTGCCCGGCGGCTTGCTGGTGACGTCGAGCACGACGCGGTTCACCTCGCGCACCTCGTTGGTGATGCGGGTGGAGATGCGCTCGATCACGTCGTACGGCAGCCGCGACCAGTCCGCCGTCATGGCGTCCTCGCTCGACACCGGGCGCAGCACGATCGGGTGGCCGTAGGTGCGGCCGTCGCCCTGCACGCCCACCGACCGGACGTCGGCGAGCAGCACGACCGGGAACTGCCAGACGTCGCGGTCGAGGCCGGCCGCGGTCAGCTCCGCGCGGGCGATGGCGTCGGCCCGGCGCAGGATGGCCAGCCGGTCGGCGTCGACGGCGCCGACGATGCGGATGGCCAGGCCCGGGCCCGGGAACGGCTGCCGCCAGACCATCTCGGGCGGCAGGCCCAGTTCCTCGCCGACCGCGCGGACCTCGTCCTTGAACAAGGTGCGCAGCGGCTCGATGAGGGTGAACTGGAGGTCGTCGGGCAGGCCACCGACGTTGTGGTGGCTCTTGATGTTGGCGGTGCCCTCGCCGCCGCCGGACTCGACGACGTCGGGGTAGAGCGTGCCCTGGACAAGAAATTCAACAGGCTCGACACCATCTTCGCCCGCGGCGGCGACGATGTCGCGAGCGGCCGCCTCGAACACCCGGATGAACTCGCGGCCGATGATCTTGCGCTTCTCTTCCGGATCCTCGACGCCCTTGAGCTGGGTGAGGAAGCGGTCGGCGGCCTCGACGACGTGGAGGTCGACGCCGGTCGCGGCGACGTAGTCGCGCTCGACCTGCTCGGACTCGCCCTGGCGCATCAGCCCGTGGTCGACGTAGACGCAGGTCAGCTGGGCGCCGACGGCCTTCTGGACGAGCGCGGCGGCCACCGCGGAGTCGACGCCGCCGGACAGCCCGCAGATGACCCGCTTGCCGCCGACCTGCTGCCGCACGGCCGCGACCGTCTCGTCGACGACGTTCGCCATGGTCCAGGTCGGCCGGGCGCCGGCGATGTCGTAGAGGAAGTGCTGCAGGACCGCCTGGCCGTGCTCGGAGTGCAGCACCTCCGGGTGCCACTGCACGCCGGCCAGGCCGCGCGCGGTGTCCTCGAACGCGGCGACCGGGGTGTCGGGCGTGCCGGCCAGCACCAGGAACCCGTCGGGCGCGTCGGTGACGGAGTCGCCGTGGCTCATCCAGACCTTGGCGCCGGTGCCGACGCCCTGCAGCAGCGTGCCCTGCTGGGCGACGGAGAGGTCGGTGCGGCCGAACTCGGACTTCCCGGTGTGCGCGACGGTGCCGCCGAGCGCCCGCGCCATGGCCTGGAAGCCGTAGCAGATGCCGAACGCCGGGACGCCGGCCTGGAACAGCGCGGGGTCGACGGCCGGCGCGCCCTCGGCGTACACGCTGGACGGCCCGCCGGACAGGATGATCGCCTTCGGGTTCTTCGCCAGCAGGTCGGCGACCGGCATGGTGTGCGGGACGATCTCGGAGTAGACCCGCGCCTCACGGACGCGCCGGGCGATCAGCTGCGCGTACTGGGCGCCGAAATCGACGACGAGAACGGTGTCATGGGAGGTCTCGGCCACCTGCCCGAGCGTAGTGCAGACCTCGGCAGGACGCCGCACGTCCAGCAGAGTCACGGCCGGACGTCCAGGACCGATCGGGCGCTGGGAACGATCTCAGCGGGCGAAAACCAGGTGCGTCCGGCGTCGCGCAGTTCGTACCGTGGTATCTCGTGCGCGCCCTTCCTTTCGCCGATCCCGGCATCCCCGACACCCGCTCCCGCGCCAGGTTCCTGACCTGGGTGGCGCGGGCTCAGTGGCGCACGCTTCTGGTGGGCGCATTCTTCGGCATCGTCTGGATGGTCTCGCAGGCGTTGATCCCGTGGGCCATCGGTCACGGCATCGACGGCATCATCGACGACGACAACGCCAGCACGGCCCGCTGGGCGGCGCTCGTCGGCGGCCTGGGACTGATCCAGGCGCTGGCCGGCGTCATGCGCCACCGCGCGTCGGTGGCCAACTGGCTGTACGCGGCGTTCCGGGTCATCCAGCTGGTCTCGCGGCACACCGCGCGGGGCGGGCCGGCGGTGCCGAAGACGATGTCCACCGGCGAGGTCGTGGCCACCGTGTCCAGCGACTCCATGCACATCGGCCACATGATGGAGGTCGTGCCCCGGTTCGCCGGCGCCATCGTGTCCTACGTCGTCGTGGCGCTCATCGTGCTGAACACGTCGACCCCGATCGGTCTCATGGTGCTCATCGGCGTGCCGCTGCTGGTCGTCGCCATGGGCCCGCTCATCCGCCCGCTGCAGGAACGGCAGCGGCGCCAGCGCGAGGCGCTGGGCGACCTCACCGCGCTCGGCGCCGACACCGTGGGCGGCCTGCGGGTGCTGCGCGGCATCGGCGGCGAGAAGGTGTTCATCCGCCGCTACGCCGAGCGGTCCGAGACCGTCCGGGCGGCCGGCGTCCGGCTGGCCGGCACGCAGGCGCTGCTCGACGCCGTGCTGGTGCTGCTGCCGGGCGTGTTCCTGGTACTGCTGACCTGGGTCGGCGCGCGGCTGGTGCTGAGCGGCGACATCGAGCCGGGCGCGCTGGTGGCGCTGTACGGCTACGCGTTCTTCCTGCTCATGCCGGTGCGCACGGCCGGTGAGATGGCGTTCGCCGCCACGCGGGCCGTCGTGGCCGCGCGCCGGGTGCTGGCGGTGCTGGCGGTCGAGCGCGAGGTCGTCGACACCGCGGCGGACGCGCCCGTGGAGGCGCCGTCGGGGACGTTGGTCGACGACGCCACCGGGCTGCGGGTCGAGCCGGGCTCGCTGACCATGCTGGTCTCCGACGAGCCGGCGTTCACCGCGGCGCTGGCCGACCGGCTGGGCCGGCTGGTGCCCGGCAACGGCGTGCGGCTCGGCGACGTGCCGCTCGACGGGCTGCCGATCGCCGAGGTCCGCCGCCGCATCGTGGTGAGCGACCCCGAGCCGACGCTGTTCACCGGCTCGCTGCGCGGCGGGCTCGACCCGCACGGCCGGCACGACGACGCCGAGCTGACCGCGGCCATGGAGACCGCGTCGGCCGGCGACGTGCTCGAGACGCTGCGCGAGGGGCTCGCCGCCACGGTCGAGGAGCGCGGCCGGTCGCTGTCCGGCGGGCAGCGGCAGCGGGTCGCGCTGGCCCGCGTGCTGGTGCGCGAGCCCGAGGTGCTGGTGCTGGTCGAGCCGACCAGCGCCGTCGACGCGCACACCGAGGCGGCCATCGCCGGCCGGCTGCGCGACGCCCGTGCCGGGCGCACCACCGTCGTCGTCACCGCCAGCCCGCTCATGCTGGCCAAGGCCGACACCGTCGTCTGGTTCGACGACGGCCGGCTGGTCGCCACCGGCAGCCACGACGA is from Jiangella alkaliphila and encodes:
- the guaA gene encoding glutamine-hydrolyzing GMP synthase; its protein translation is MAETSHDTVLVVDFGAQYAQLIARRVREARVYSEIVPHTMPVADLLAKNPKAIILSGGPSSVYAEGAPAVDPALFQAGVPAFGICYGFQAMARALGGTVAHTGKSEFGRTDLSVAQQGTLLQGVGTGAKVWMSHGDSVTDAPDGFLVLAGTPDTPVAAFEDTARGLAGVQWHPEVLHSEHGQAVLQHFLYDIAGARPTWTMANVVDETVAAVRQQVGGKRVICGLSGGVDSAVAAALVQKAVGAQLTCVYVDHGLMRQGESEQVERDYVAATGVDLHVVEAADRFLTQLKGVEDPEEKRKIIGREFIRVFEAAARDIVAAAGEDGVEPVEFLVQGTLYPDVVESGGGEGTANIKSHHNVGGLPDDLQFTLIEPLRTLFKDEVRAVGEELGLPPEMVWRQPFPGPGLAIRIVGAVDADRLAILRRADAIARAELTAAGLDRDVWQFPVVLLADVRSVGVQGDGRTYGHPIVLRPVSSEDAMTADWSRLPYDVIERISTRITNEVREVNRVVLDVTSKPPGTIEWE
- a CDS encoding glycerophosphodiester phosphodiesterase family protein, whose translation is MSDTLGPLVIAHRGACGYRPEHTLDGYQLAVDLGADFLEIDLQLTRDGALVARHDAELSASTDVAERPEFAHRRRRGLVDGRELTGWFVDDFTLDEVRSLYARERIPRLRPANQAYDGRLRVPTFDEIITLAVEAGRRRGRPVGLYPELKHPTYYAERGLSAEDALMAALLAFRLERAGIPVFVQSYEPSVLRRLAARTSVPLVQLVDITGRPFDWERAEDGRRFVDLLTPTGLREVASYATVLGAHKSLVVPRDPEGRLGHPGRLVSDAHDLGMAVHAWTFRNENSFLPADRRRGREAAGHGDALGEFGVFFGAGVDGVITDHPDTAVAARDQAFGARSRRSLLSDASSPARPIETSSTGMATSRPDRPSTS
- a CDS encoding ABC transporter ATP-binding protein; translated protein: MRALPFADPGIPDTRSRARFLTWVARAQWRTLLVGAFFGIVWMVSQALIPWAIGHGIDGIIDDDNASTARWAALVGGLGLIQALAGVMRHRASVANWLYAAFRVIQLVSRHTARGGPAVPKTMSTGEVVATVSSDSMHIGHMMEVVPRFAGAIVSYVVVALIVLNTSTPIGLMVLIGVPLLVVAMGPLIRPLQERQRRQREALGDLTALGADTVGGLRVLRGIGGEKVFIRRYAERSETVRAAGVRLAGTQALLDAVLVLLPGVFLVLLTWVGARLVLSGDIEPGALVALYGYAFFLLMPVRTAGEMAFAATRAVVAARRVLAVLAVEREVVDTAADAPVEAPSGTLVDDATGLRVEPGSLTMLVSDEPAFTAALADRLGRLVPGNGVRLGDVPLDGLPIAEVRRRIVVSDPEPTLFTGSLRGGLDPHGRHDDAELTAAMETASAGDVLETLREGLAATVEERGRSLSGGQRQRVALARVLVREPEVLVLVEPTSAVDAHTEAAIAGRLRDARAGRTTVVVTASPLMLAKADTVVWFDDGRLVATGSHDELMSTTPAYRRTVTREEDPE
- a CDS encoding PspC domain-containing protein encodes the protein MSDLPPASPAAGAGPSVSDEFRSLRRSRSDRVVAGVLGGLGRRLGIDPVILRVAIVVLSIFGGVGVLLYAIGWLVVPAEDEERSILDQALGRGEYRRSGTVPLALLLAGIGLIAGIGIIAGTWDGAVLLLLAVMGVYLLLRRRADDELARDDVPQEAGFDSYVYDPSVAPATVAAAAPGGTATSTGTSTATTPGGTGPAGATGPATAAGPLGPTSGWPEGPDWGPPPEPPTPAPQPPPARPAKQRSALGLITFCLAMVSVGVLAVNDATWATYPPAMYVAVPLGIVAVGLLVGAWYGRSRGLIFLGFLLSIALVPATWLSQWDLQDVGDATYTYATPSAVPTEPQSHGVGDNVYDLSGLTLTDTQTVRLSVEQGVGELTVLVPPNADVTVSSASIGAGDMSILGESRDGAGQEFTDLTDTGADGPGGGRIVLDLEMGLGSLEVNR
- a CDS encoding LuxR C-terminal-related transcriptional regulator, with translation MSETKPDETRPADAGPVTVVLVDDHAMFRTGVRAELAQAPTVDVVGEAADTAEAVAVVLRTKPEVVLLDVHLPGGGGAEVIRQVHPKEPAVRFLALSVSDAAEDVIGTIRAGARGYVTKSITGDDLVSAVGRVADGDAVFSPRLAGFVLDAFAGTEAPSVDDDLDRLTQREREVLRLIARGYAYKEIAKELFISVKTVETHVSAVLRKLQLSNRYELTRWATDRRLV
- a CDS encoding ATP-binding protein, with amino-acid sequence MSTVPTPRAAGPAARGSARPGEAAGDAVDDTTTAAAASVDTEPVLEQQPEAGPEHEPETPAAAATERGPRELPPADPPPAGRAGARTPGPADDPGAPPRFARSSDGRMVAGVAVALAAQFKVQPLAVRIAFSLLSAVSGFGVVLYLALWIFTPLDQTVQREAEEARTPAGLAAATRTGKRRRRSFSQRTGDLGQLAALVVLGAGVWLLVQQTPLGVSPAVFFPLLLAAAGLTLVWRAADEQERSRLSAISPRLPWLAALTGKGGWIAGMRVVAGAGVVVAGVVVFLVGQGQFDRTMDALGGVLVILVGVGLIIGPWLWKLWRNLETERRARIVSQERADMASHLHDSVLQTLALIQKQANDPRAVVRLARSQERDLRAWLYSDLVDDGSSLAAALTKMAAEVEDAFGTPVEVVTVGDAEIDDVARAVLKAAREATVNAAKHSGADKIDIFVEAGDDGVEVFVRDRGAGFDPDSVPEDRLGVRRSVIGRMERHGGEATIRSAPGEGTEVRLSTRRSS